From the genome of Cryptosporangium minutisporangium:
CGCAACGGGACGCGGGCGAAGACGGTGCTGACGGAGAACACCGGCGAGGTCGAAATCGACGTCCCGCGGGATCGGGCCGGCAGCTTTGAGCCGCAGATCGTGAAGAAGCGCCAACGCCGGTTGTCCGGAGTGGACGAGGTCGTGCTGTCGCTCTATGCCAAGGGCCTGACCACCGGGGAGATCTCGGCGCACTTCGCCGAGATCTACGGGGCGTCGGTGTCGAAGGAGACGATCTCGAGGATCACCGACAAGGTCCTTGAGGAGATGCAGGCCTGGCAGACCCGCCCGTTGGACGAGATCTACGCGGCCGTGTTCATCGACGCCATCGTGGTGAAGGTCCGGGATGGGCAGGTGGCCAACCGGCCGTTCTATGCCGCGATCGGCGTCACACTCAACGGCGAACGCGACATCCTCGGGCTCTGGGCCGGGACCGGTGGTGAGGGCGCGAAATTCTGGATGTCCGTGCTGACCGACCTGCGCAACCGCGGTGTCAAGGACGTGTTCTTCCTGGTCTGCGACG
Proteins encoded in this window:
- a CDS encoding IS256 family transposase gives rise to the protein RNGTRAKTVLTENTGEVEIDVPRDRAGSFEPQIVKKRQRRLSGVDEVVLSLYAKGLTTGEISAHFAEIYGASVSKETISRITDKVLEEMQAWQTRPLDEIYAAVFIDAIVVKVRDGQVANRPFYAAIGVTLNGERDILGLWAGTGGEGAKFWMSVLTDLRNRGVKDVFFLVCD